A window of Panicum virgatum strain AP13 chromosome 8K, P.virgatum_v5, whole genome shotgun sequence contains these coding sequences:
- the LOC120644540 gene encoding probable indole-3-acetic acid-amido synthetase GH3.13, protein MHACMDLTTMSTTTTSTSPEPDHDRGHHLPSSTSLVIPPPSSPAAAAAMPVPPPPPALPPTIPAFDPHDGPASLQLIEDLTTHAGAIQRRVLREILAENAGADYVRHFFGADAASRGADELAAAFKSRVPVVEYEDVKPYIERIANGAPSSLITSRTITELLTSSGTSGGQPKLMPSTAEELDRKTFVYNLLIPVMNRFVPGLDEGRCMYLLFVKPEVTTPSGLAARPVLTSYYKSRHFRERPDSPYARYTSPTAAILCPDSAQSMYAQLLCGLARRGEVLRVGAVFASAFLRAVKFLERHWRALCADLRAGRVDAARVADPACRAAVSAVVAGPDQALADAVAAECAAPSWRGIVRRLWPRTKYIDVIVTGSMAQYIPLLEFYGGGLPLVSAMYASSECYFGINLRPLDPPEEVSYTLLPNMCYYEFVKVEKDGEEVRDGEVVDLVDVEVGGHYELVVTTFAGLYRYRVGDILQVSGFHNAAPQFRFVHRRNVVLSVDTDKTSEDDLLRAVTAAKRLLAPLGAILSEYTAYADTASIPGHYVLFWELTPPPLPASGGGDEEAVGRAMAACCAAVEAGLDAVYRRCRSRDRSVGPLEIRVVSPGAFDALMDLCVSHGSSVNQYKTPRCVKHPDAIAVLEARVVGRFFSVAVPHWEPPFQVVAGAGAASLDEGTLA, encoded by the exons ATGCACGCGTGCATGGATCTAACAACAATGTCAACCACGACGACGTCCACGTCCCCAGAGCCCGACCATGACCGCGGTCACCACctcccctcctccacctccttggTGATCCCGCCAccatcgtcgccggcggcggcggcggcaatgccagtgccaccgccaccgccggctcTGCCGCCCACGATCCCGGCCTTCGACCCGCACGACGGGCCGGCGAGCCTGCAGCTGATCGAGGACCTGACCACCCACGCCGGCGCCATCCAGCGCCGCGTCCTCCGCGAGATCCTCGCCGAGAACGCCGGCGCCGACTACGTCCGCCACTTCTTTGGCGCCGACGCCGCGTCCCgcggcgccgacgagctcgccgccgcgttcAAGTCCCGCGTCCCCGTCGTCGAGTACGAGGACGTCAAGCCGTACATCGAGCGCATCGCCaacggcgccccctcctccctcatcACCTCCAGGACCATCACCGAGCTCCTCACCAGCTCCGGCACCTCCGGCGGGCAGCCGAAGCTGATGCCGTCGACGGCGGAGGAGCTCGACCGCAAGACCTTCGTCTACAACCTCCTCATCCCCGTCATGAACCGCTTCGTGCCCGGCCTCGACGAGGGCCGGTGCATGTACCTGCTCTTCGTCAAGCCCGAGGTCACCACGCCGTCGGggctggcggcgcggccggTTCTGACGAGCTACTACAAGAGCCGCCACTTCCGGGAGCGGCCCGACAGCCCCTACGCGCGCTACACGAGCCCGACGGCGGCGATCCTGTGCCCGGACAGCGCGCAGAGCATGTACGCGCAGCTGCTCTGCGGCCtcgcccgccgcggcgaggTGCTCCGCGTCGGCGCCGTCTTCGCCTCCGCCTTCCTCCGCGCCGTCAAGTTCCTGGAGCGCCACTGGCGCGCGCTCTGCGCCGacctccgcgccggccgcgTCGACGCCGCGCGCGTCGCGGACCCGGCGTGCCGGGCGGCCGTGTCCGCCGTGGTGGCGGGGCCGGACCAGGCGCTggccgacgccgtcgccgccgagtgCGCGGCGCCGTCGTGGCGGGGCATCGTGCGCCGGCTCTGGCCGCGGACCAAGTACATCGACGTGATCGTGACGGGGTCCATGGCGCAGTACATCCCGCTGCTGGAGTTCTACGGCGGCGGGCTGCCGCTGGTGTCGGCCATGTACGCGTCGTCCGAGTGCTACTTCGGCATCAACCTCCGGCCGCTGGACCCGCCGGAGGAGGTCTCCTACACGCTGCTGCCCAACATGTGCTACTACGAGTTCGTCAAGGTGGAGAAGGACGGCGAGGAGGTCCGGGACGGGGAGGTGGTGGACCTCGTCGACGTCGAGGTCGGCGGCCACTACGAGCTCGTCGTCACCACCTTCGCAG GGCTGTACCGGTACCGGGTGGGCGACATCCTGCAGGTGTCGGGGTTCCACAACGCGGCGCCGCAGTTCCGGTTCGTGCACCGCCGCAACGTGGTGCTCAGCGTGGACACCGACAAGACCTCCGAGGacgacctcctccgcgccgtcaccgccgccaaGCGCCTCCTGGCGCCGCTCGGCGCCATCCTCTCCGAGTACACGGCCTACGCCGACACGGCGTCCATCCCGGGCCACTACGTCCTCTTCTGggagctcaccccgccgccgctgcccgcctccggcggcggcgacgaagaagccgtgggccgcgccatggccgcgtgCTGCGCCGCGGTGGAGGCCGGGCTTGACGCCGTGTACCGGCGGTGCCGGAGCCGCGACCGGTCCGTGGGCCCGCTGGAGATCCGCGTGGTGAGCCCCGGCGCCTTCGACGCGCTCATGGACCTCTGCGTCTCCCACGGCTCCTCCGTGAACCAGTACAAGACGCCGCGCTGCGTCAAGCACCCCGACGCCATCGCCGTCCTGGAGGCGCGCGTCGTCGGCAGGTTCTTCAGCGTTGCCGTGCCGCACTGGGAGCCGCCGTTCCaggtcgtcgccggcgccggcgccgccagctTGGACGAAGGGACGCTGGCGTGA
- the LOC120644544 gene encoding uncharacterized protein LOC120644544: MATRILSLTSSSSSCERNWSGFEGIHTKKRNRLTTTRLNKLVYIQFNNRLMNKREKIKSKKITNVLLSSDTTEAQGFLQEGGDDCAQVVFRDGEEDEMEGTGIPWSVIGEAVGAEEQLEPCRSARVRELYEEEFESEEEEYEDEDLCYSEDEI, encoded by the exons ATGGCTACAAGGATATTATCTTTGACATCAAGCTCTTCTAGTTGtgaaagaaattggagtgggTTTGAAGGG ATACACACTAAGAAGAGAAATAGGCTGACTACAACCCGCCTCAACAAGTTGGTCTATATTCAGTTCAATAACAGGCTGATGAATAAGAGAGAAAAGATTAAGTCAAAGAAAATCACTAATGTTCTCTTGTCTAGTGATACAACTGAagctcaaggttttctccaaGAGGGTGGAGATGATTGTGCACAAGTTGTCTTTAGAGATGGGGAGGAAGATGAGATGGAAGGTACAGGGATACCTTGGTCTGTTATTGGAGAGGCAGTGGGAGCAGAAGAACAGCTTGAGCCTTGTAGAAGTGCAAGAGTGAGAGAGCTCTATGAAGAAGAGTTTGAgtctgaagaagaagagtatgaAGATGAAGATCTGTGCTACAGTGAAGATGAAATATGA
- the LOC120644543 gene encoding uncharacterized protein LOC120644543, whose product MCEAIGQFGPGLTPPTQDAFRGSLLEEEYARTKCLLQEREAEKMKNGCSIMTDAWSDRKRRSIMNICTNCADGTSFISSKEVSDVSHTSEVIFELVDKAIEDIGEENVVQVVTDNASNNMGAKKLLLVKRPQIFWTSCAAHTINLMLQGIGNLPRFKKVIDQAKSFTIFVYGHTRTLECLRYLTEGKELVRPGVTRFASYFLTLNSMQENDQLRKMVVHSRWDSLKDVKSKKGKEATATILSPAFWKDVKLMLAVFEPLVKVLRLVDGDVKPSMGFLYGELLKAKREVKEAFGNVESRFKDVMAVIEKKMNGRLDSPLHLTAFLLNPHYSYANPSIFDEPKMNEAFISCVEQFYYHDEDQQEQAANFELKKIQNRE is encoded by the coding sequence ATGTGTGAAGCAATTGGACAATTTGGACCAGGACTTACACCTCCAACTCAAGATGCCTTTCGAGGTAGTTTGCTGGAAGAAGAATATGCAAGAACCAAGTGTTTGCTGCAGGAACGTGAAGCCGAGAAGATGAAAAATGGGTGCTCTATTATGACCGATGCTTGGTCAGATAGGAAGAGGAGAAGCATAATGAATATATGCACTAATTGTGCTGATGGAACCTCCTTCATCAGCTCAAAAGAGGTGTCAGATGTGTCACACACAAGTGAAGTCATTTTTGAATTAGTGGACAAAGCAATTGAAGACATTGGTGAAGAAAATGTGGTGCAAGTAGTCACTGACAATGCCTCTAACAACATGGGAGCAAAGAAGCTATTGCTTGTGAAGAGACCACAAATATTTTGGAcctcttgtgcagctcacacaaTCAACTTGATGCTCCAAGGAATTGGCAACTTGCCTCGGTTCAAGAAAGTGATTGACCAAGCAAAATCATTTACCATATTTGTGTATGGCCACACAAGAACATTGGAGTGCTTGAGATACCTCACAGAGGGGAAAGAGCTAGTGAGGCCAGGAGTGACTAGGTTTGCTTCATACTTTCTCACTTTGAACAGTATGCAAGAGAATGACCAGTTAAGGAAGATGGTGGTTCATAGCAGGTGGGACTCATTAAAGGATGTGAAatcaaagaaaggaaaagaggccACAGCTACTATATTGAGTCCAGCCTTTTGGAAGGATGTGAAGCTAATGTTGGCTGTTTTTGAGCCATTGGTCAAAGTCCTCCGTTTGGTTGATGGGGATGTGAAGCCATCCATGGGTTTCCTTTATGGAGAGCTACTAAAGGCAAAGAGAGAGGTCAAAGAGGCCTTTGGCAATGTTGAGTCTCGATTCAAAGATGTTATGGCTGTAATTGAGAAGAAGATGAATGGAAGACTTGATTCTCCATTACATTTGACAGCTTTTTTGCTGAATCCACACTATAGCTATGCTAACCCATCAATCTTTGATGAGCCCAAAATGAATGAAGCCTTTATATCTTGTGTTGAGCAATTTTATTATCATGATGAGGACCAACAAGAACAGGCTGCCAACTTTGAATTGAAAAAAATTCAGAATAGAGAATGA